A DNA window from Flavisolibacter ginsenosidimutans contains the following coding sequences:
- a CDS encoding DUF5615 family PIN-like protein has protein sequence MKILLDECVTKRLKSHLTEFEVFTVSDMKWNGIKNGKLMTLCIDHNFDLLLTIDKNLIFQQNLDKYKLTTAVLNSSTSKIEELVQFMPSFKAQVARLEKHKAYIIDK, from the coding sequence ATGAAAATTTTGCTTGACGAATGCGTAACGAAAAGACTAAAATCTCATTTGACGGAGTTTGAAGTTTTTACTGTTTCCGACATGAAATGGAACGGAATTAAGAACGGCAAATTAATGACCTTATGTATTGACCATAATTTTGACCTCCTTCTAACAATTGACAAAAACCTGATATTTCAGCAAAACCTTGACAAATACAAGTTGACAACTGCTGTATTAAATTCTTCAACGAGCAAGATTGAAGAACTGGTGCAGTTCATGCCATCGTTTAAAGCACAAGTTGCCAGGCTTGAAAAACACAAGGCTTACATCATAGATAAATAA
- a CDS encoding DUF433 domain-containing protein, translating into MEGRVINIDPEILGGTPVFYGTRVPIKNLFDYLETGDTIETFLEDFDGVKKEQVIKVLEMSQRLIETSTGILNENFA; encoded by the coding sequence GACGAGTTATAAATATCGACCCTGAAATTTTAGGTGGAACTCCTGTTTTTTACGGAACACGTGTGCCTATTAAAAATCTTTTTGATTACCTGGAAACCGGTGACACGATTGAAACATTCCTTGAAGACTTTGACGGCGTGAAAAAGGAACAGGTAATAAAGGTTTTGGAAATGTCGCAAAGACTAATCGAAACATCAACAGGAATACTGAATGAAAATTTTGCTTGA
- a CDS encoding DUF5694 domain-containing protein, translating into MKIILSILLPLFSLAVTAQSKKPQVMTLGMFHFNFPNLDVKQISKKDQIDVLEPTYQNEIEDIVGKISRFKPTVIVIERRPSEQRATDSTFGQYLRGNYALKRNEEEQIGFRLAKRLGLNKLYCVDEWGNFNNRINDIVYGKDSIEAKKFESYFESNPDAAKRFAREPVFKTKGILAELKQANDEANIKKSLGNYLTGLFKYESQEHDFTGVDFETGRWFSRNLKIFRNIQRIETKPSDRILVIFGAGHMNLLNYFFDCSPEYTRVTTNDFLK; encoded by the coding sequence ATGAAAATAATTTTATCAATCCTGTTGCCTTTGTTCTCGTTGGCCGTCACGGCGCAGTCCAAAAAACCGCAAGTCATGACGTTGGGAATGTTTCATTTTAATTTCCCAAACCTCGATGTAAAACAGATCAGCAAGAAAGACCAAATTGACGTTCTTGAACCAACGTATCAAAATGAGATCGAGGACATCGTCGGCAAAATTTCGCGGTTCAAACCCACAGTTATTGTCATTGAAAGGCGGCCTTCTGAACAACGTGCAACTGATTCAACCTTTGGCCAATACCTGCGTGGAAATTATGCATTAAAAAGAAACGAGGAAGAACAGATCGGCTTTCGGCTGGCAAAACGTTTGGGACTAAATAAACTTTATTGCGTTGACGAGTGGGGAAATTTCAACAACAGGATCAACGACATTGTTTACGGCAAAGACAGTATTGAAGCAAAAAAATTTGAGAGCTATTTTGAAAGCAATCCCGATGCAGCCAAACGTTTTGCGCGGGAACCGGTATTTAAAACAAAAGGGATCTTAGCCGAATTAAAACAAGCCAACGACGAAGCCAACATAAAAAAGAGCCTGGGAAATTATTTGACAGGCCTTTTCAAATACGAGTCGCAGGAGCATGACTTTACCGGCGTTGATTTTGAAACCGGCCGCTGGTTTAGCCGGAACCTGAAAATTTTCAGGAACATCCAGCGCATTGAAACCAAGCCTTCCGATAGAATCCTGGTGATCTTCGGTGCCGGACACATGAACTTGTTGAATTACTTTTTCGATTGCTCACCGGAATACACACGCGTCACCACAAACGATTTTTTGAAATGA
- the pepT gene encoding peptidase T, with product MLSSDKNVQECDATKVQWIDELLAHKNDCAERVIKSLKVSPAQVPFRDRVYLWPMFANYTFTAADRFLRYVQIDTQSNPLSGTQPTSEKQKDLSRLLVDELKAMGLADAEIDEWGYVYATIPSNTNKDVPTICFCAHVDTAPDASGSGVKPILHKSYNGEDIVLPDDKTQVLRKADFPYLERLIGHDIITASGTTLLGSDDKAGVAEIMDAANFLMTHPDAKHGKIRLLFTPDEEVGKGTAKVDMKKLDAHFGYTLDGGDAGSLEDETFSADGVQLIIHGVITHPGYAKDKMVNALKIAGDVLASLPRAELSPETTESKQGFIHPVRVDGIAEKATIDFIVRDFVTDGLKKKEDFLLGIVEMVMENYPAAKFELAVTEQYRNMKEVLDQHPQVVNFAKEAIERSGLKLKMESIRGGTDGSRLSFMGLPCPNLFAGEQAIHSKLEFISVQDMNKAVETIVHLAMIWEEKGEQKG from the coding sequence ATGCTCAGTAGCGATAAGAACGTACAAGAGTGCGACGCAACGAAAGTCCAATGGATAGATGAACTTCTGGCCCATAAAAATGATTGTGCTGAAAGAGTAATTAAAAGCCTTAAAGTTTCTCCGGCCCAAGTTCCCTTTAGGGACAGGGTTTATCTTTGGCCGATGTTTGCAAACTACACCTTCACGGCTGCCGACCGCTTTCTGCGTTACGTGCAGATTGACACGCAGAGCAACCCGCTTTCCGGCACGCAACCAACAAGCGAAAAGCAAAAAGACTTATCGCGTTTGCTGGTGGATGAATTAAAGGCAATGGGCCTTGCCGATGCGGAAATAGATGAATGGGGTTATGTGTACGCAACAATTCCGTCGAACACCAATAAAGACGTTCCAACGATTTGTTTCTGTGCTCACGTGGACACCGCACCTGATGCAAGCGGCAGCGGCGTAAAACCGATACTTCACAAAAGCTATAATGGCGAAGACATCGTTCTTCCTGATGACAAAACCCAAGTACTCCGCAAAGCTGATTTTCCGTATCTCGAAAGATTAATTGGGCACGACATCATTACCGCAAGCGGCACGACTTTGCTGGGTTCCGACGACAAAGCAGGCGTGGCGGAAATTATGGACGCCGCTAACTTTTTAATGACGCATCCCGACGCGAAGCACGGAAAGATTCGCCTGCTGTTTACACCCGACGAAGAAGTAGGGAAGGGTACGGCCAAAGTGGACATGAAAAAACTGGATGCGCATTTCGGCTACACGCTCGACGGTGGCGATGCGGGTTCGCTGGAAGACGAAACCTTTAGCGCCGACGGTGTGCAACTCATTATTCACGGCGTGATTACGCATCCCGGTTATGCAAAGGATAAAATGGTGAACGCGTTGAAAATTGCCGGTGATGTCTTGGCCTCGTTGCCGCGTGCCGAACTTTCGCCCGAAACCACCGAAAGCAAGCAGGGCTTCATTCATCCCGTTCGTGTGGACGGCATTGCGGAGAAGGCAACGATTGATTTTATTGTCCGCGATTTTGTGACCGATGGCTTAAAGAAGAAAGAAGATTTTCTGTTAGGCATTGTGGAGATGGTGATGGAAAATTACCCGGCGGCCAAGTTTGAATTGGCCGTAACGGAGCAATACCGCAACATGAAAGAAGTGCTTGACCAGCATCCGCAGGTAGTGAACTTTGCCAAAGAAGCTATTGAACGCAGTGGGCTTAAACTAAAAATGGAAAGCATTCGCGGCGGCACCGACGGCAGCCGTCTTTCCTTTATGGGTTTGCCTTGTCCTAATTTGTTTGCCGGCGAGCAGGCCATTCATTCCAAGCTTGAATTTATTTCGGTACAGGACATGAACAAGGCGGTTGAAACCATTGTGCATTTGGCGATGATTTGGGAAGAGAAAGGAGAACAAAAAGGTTAA